The uncultured Tateyamaria sp. region GCCCAGCGATCATCGCGCCTTCGGCCGGGGTCAGCGTCGCGGCAGGCTTGCCGAAATAGCGCTGTGCCGCCGCCTCGGCCCCGTAGGCGCCTGCGCCCATATAGGCCCGGTTCAGGTAGATCGAAAGGATTTCGTCCTTGGAATACTTGGCCTCCATCGCCATGGCATAGATGGCTTCCTTGGCCTTGCGCTGCAGCGAGCCACGGCGGCAGTCCGCGACATAGGCGGCTTCGGACTCCCAGTCCCGCGGATCGTATTCGACGCCAAGGCACAGCAGCTTGGCGGTCTGCTGCGTGATGGTCGAGCCGCCATGCCCCTGCAACGGTCCGCGCCCTTCGCGCATGTTGATGCGCACCGCACTGGCGACGCCACGCGGGCTGACGCCGAAATGCCGGTAGAACCGTTTGTCTTCGGTGGCGATCACGGCGTTCTTGAGGCCGGGGGACACGGTCCCCGCCATCACGGCACCGCCAAACTGGTCCCCGCGCCAGGCAAAGCGGGCGCCTTCGCGGTCCAGCAATGTGACCGAACCCCGGGCCCGCCCGTCGAGCAATTCGTTCACATCGGGCAGGGTTGTCCAGAAATAGCCGACCGCCAGCGCAATGGCCGCCGTCACCGTCAGGCCGACGCGCCAGGTGATCCACCAGACCAGCCGCACCACCCAGCGGACCAGGCGCACGAATATGTTGCGCGACGGCTTTTTCGCCGGAGCCTTGCGGCGTTTGACGGTCTTTTTGCGCGTGGCGGGCCTGGCCGCCTTCTTCGGGTAGCGACGATCGGCCACCAAGGGGCGCTTGCCCTTTCTTGAATCACTCATTGTCGACCCCTGCCCGGCCTTTTGTTTGCGCCAGCTTATCCGGTTTGATCCCTTTTGCCACGCCCCGCAGTGTCGCGGCGGCGGATTCTGATTCGTCTATTTTTTACGCACATATACCGATTTGCGCATTTTTTATGCACAGGCCGCGACATCGGTGGCAGGAATTGCGGGTCGGACGTTGGCCGCCCCATTCGTTTGCACTCTTTTCCCACACGTATTGCAGGACAACCTGCCAACGTAAGGGGACATGTGGTGAAACTCATCATTGCAACGATCAAGCCGTTCAAGCTGGAGGAGGTTCGCGAAGCGCTGACCGAGGCCGGTGTGCGCGGCATGATGGTCACGGAAATCAAGGGCTTCGGTTCGCAATCGGGCCATACTGAAATCTATCGCGGCGCGGAATACGCGGTGAATTTCGTGCCCAAGGTCAAGATCGAGATCGTGGTTGCCGCCTCAATGGCCGACCAGATCGTCGAGACCATCACGAAAACGGCCCAGACGGGCAAGATCGGGGACGGCAAGATCTTTGTCCTGGACGTCCAACAGGCCGTGCGCGTCCGCACCGGCGAAACGAACGAAGACGCTATCTGAGCGCTCCAACCTAGGGAAAAACGGAACAATGAAACTCACGAAATCTCTTGTTGTTGGTGCAGGCCTGACAGCCTTGCCGACGCTGGCATTGGCGCAAGACGCCGCCCCGGGCTTTGACGAGATCGGCCCCTACATCATGACCACGCTGCTGTTCCTTGTGGGCGGCTTTCTGGTGTTCTGGATGGCCGCCGGCTTTGCCATGCTGGAAGCGGGCCTGGTGCGGTCCAAGAACGTGGCGATGCAGTTGACCAAAAACATCGCGCTCTTTTCCATCGCGGCGATCATGTACTGGCTGGTTGGCTTCAACCTCATGTATCCGGGCGAATTCAACGGCTACTTCGCCCCGAACTTTGTCCCCACCGTGCTTGAGCCGGTAGGTCTGGCCGCTGCTGACGCGTCGCTGGATTATGCCTCTGTCGCGTCCGACTTCTTCTTCCAGTTGATGTTCGTGGCCGCGACCGCTTCCATCGTGTCCGGCGCGCTGGCGGAACGGATCAAGCTGTGGCCCTTCCTGATCTTTGTCGTCGTTCTGACCGGCATCCTGTACCCGATTACCGGTTCGTGGAAATGGGGCGGTGGCTGGCTCGACACGTTGGGCTTTTCCGACTTTGCCGGCTCGACCATCGTGCACTCGGTCGGTGGCTGGGCCGCGTTGGCTGGTGCCATCGTGCTGGGTCCGCGGATTGGCAAGTACAAGGATGGCCGGACCGTGCCGATGCCCGGTTCGAACCTGGCCCTTGCAACACTGGGTACGTTCATCCTGTGGCTGGGTTGGTTCGGCTTCAACGGTGGGTCGCAGCTGGCGGCTGGTACCGTGGGCGACATCACAGACGTGGGCCGCATCTTTGCCAACACCAACATGGCGGCCGCT contains the following coding sequences:
- the amt gene encoding ammonium transporter, with the translated sequence MKLTKSLVVGAGLTALPTLALAQDAAPGFDEIGPYIMTTLLFLVGGFLVFWMAAGFAMLEAGLVRSKNVAMQLTKNIALFSIAAIMYWLVGFNLMYPGEFNGYFAPNFVPTVLEPVGLAAADASLDYASVASDFFFQLMFVAATASIVSGALAERIKLWPFLIFVVVLTGILYPITGSWKWGGGWLDTLGFSDFAGSTIVHSVGGWAALAGAIVLGPRIGKYKDGRTVPMPGSNLALATLGTFILWLGWFGFNGGSQLAAGTVGDITDVGRIFANTNMAAAAGAVTALILTQILYRKPDLTMVLNGALAGLVSITAEPLAPSLFGALLVGAVGGVIVVFTVPLLDKLKIDDVVGAIPVHLFAGIWGTIAVAFSGSATIGAQITGIIAYGVFTFVASLILWFILKAVMGIRVSEEAEITGLDMSELGMEAYPDFSKG
- a CDS encoding P-II family nitrogen regulator; its protein translation is MKLIIATIKPFKLEEVREALTEAGVRGMMVTEIKGFGSQSGHTEIYRGAEYAVNFVPKVKIEIVVAASMADQIVETITKTAQTGKIGDGKIFVLDVQQAVRVRTGETNEDAI